AGCGTAATACGTGCTATGATAGGCGTTACCAAACCTGATGACCGGGGCGAGTAGGCCGGGTGATCCGCTCGGAGAGACCCGCGCAGCACGTGGTGAGAGCGCGGGACGGAGGCCCGGACCGAATGGACCCGTGAGGGGCGGCACGAAAAGCGGCGGAGCCCGCTGAGTAGTCGCCGCCGGTACCCTCCACCGTAATCCGGAGGCCGGGATAGAGCCGTGCCCGCACGCGGGCGGCTCCGTCCTGCCGAGAGCCCCGGCCTGAGCCGGGGAAGTGGGGTGGTACCGCGGGGGTTCCTTGAGCCTCCCGTCCCGAGGGACGGGAGGCTTGTGTATTTATCGGCAAGGAGGCGGGGCGCGATGATTGTGGTGATGCAGCCGGGGCATACTCGGGCCGAGCGCGACTCGGTGGCGCGGCACATCGAAGAGGCCGGCCTCCGGACGAACATCATGGAGGGGGTGGAGCGCACGGTCATCGGCGTGATCGGAGACAGCCACACGAAAGAGATCCTGCGCGAAAGCCTGGAGACGCTGCCGGGCGTCGAGAACGTCGTCCGGATCCTGCAGCCGTACAAGCTCGTCAACCGCGAGTTCCACGGCGGCAAAGACTCGATCGTCTGGGTCCGCGACGTGGCGATCGGCGGCAGCCGCGTCGTCGTGATGGCCGGGCCCTGCACGGTCGAGACGCGCGCGCAGACGATGCAGACGGCTCGCGCGGTCAAATCCGCCGGCGCGCAGATCCTGCGCGGCGGCGCGTTCAAGCCGCGCACGTCCCCGTATTCCTTCCAGGGCCTCGAAGAGGACGGCCTCAAGATCCTCGCCGAGGCGCGCGCGGAGACCGGCATGCCGCTCGTCACGGAGGCCATGGACAGCCATCAGCTCGAGCTCGTGCTCGAGTACGCCGATATGATCCAGATCGGCGCCCGCAACATGCAGAACTACCCGCTGCTCCGCGAGGCGGGCCG
This sequence is a window from bacterium. Protein-coding genes within it:
- the aroF gene encoding 3-deoxy-7-phosphoheptulonate synthase, which produces MIVVMQPGHTRAERDSVARHIEEAGLRTNIMEGVERTVIGVIGDSHTKEILRESLETLPGVENVVRILQPYKLVNREFHGGKDSIVWVRDVAIGGSRVVVMAGPCTVETRAQTMQTARAVKSAGAQILRGGAFKPRTSPYSFQGLEEDGLKILAEARAETGMPLVTEAMDSHQLELVLEYADMIQIGARNMQNYPLLREAGRSGRPVLLKRGPSATIEELLLAAEYIMAEDNPNVVLCERGIRTFENYTRYTLDITAVPVLKSLSHLPVIVDPCHGPGKSRLVIPMARAGVAAGADGLLVEVHPEPDHALCDGPHLLTLDAFATLMQDLDGIALAVGRRV